Genomic DNA from bacterium:
CTGCCACCATCGCGTCTGCCCGGTGCGTACGTAGGGCGTCCCTTCGATTGCGACCATCCAGACGCGCGTCTTGCGGCGGTCTCCGTCGGCGTCCCAAGTGAGAACGTGCACGGACCAGCGCTCGAAGTCAGCCTCGCCGAGGGGGCGGTCCGCGGCTGGGGGGAGGGTACACGCTACGGTGCAGAGGAGCGCGATCACGCATACGAGCCCATGACTCGCAGACCCGGCCACGCGCAGCAGCGGGTCGAGGCGGGGGATACACGTCACGTTCCTACATGACAAGCGCATGGGGTCTTCCTCTCGGGTCTCTACTCAGCGGTCTCGTACCGGGCGAGCGTCTCGAACTCGGGAATCGTCCTCTCGTCGTCCTGGGGCGAGAGGTTCGTTCGTTCCTGGCCCATATC
This window encodes:
- a CDS encoding DUF2255 family protein; translation: MRLSCRNVTCIPRLDPLLRVAGSASHGLVCVIALLCTVACTLPPAADRPLGEADFERWSVHVLTWDADGDRRKTRVWMVAIEGTPYVRTGQTRWWQNIERGSETQILSGGDAYPVTIEPVVAASLRAEIDAAFATKYGWLGRLVIDAERAQSDDPYLRLIPITQEGGPDSVPRGTQ